The DNA window GGCCTTCAAGGTCATCGCCTTCTACAACGGCACCTATGACGCGGCCCACATCAACTTCGTCCAGGAAGCCAACCGGTGGTTCCCCCAGGCCGGCGCACAGTACGGCTTCACCTACACCGCCACCAACAACTGGGACCAGCTCAACACCGCCAACCTGAAGAACTACCAGGTGGTGCTCTTCCTCGACGACGCGCCCCACTCGGCCGCCCAGCGGTCCGCGTTCCAGCAGTATGTGCAGGGCGGCGGCGGCTGGATGGGCTTCCATGTCTCGGCGTTCACCACCGACCCCGGATCGTGGTCCTGGTACTACAACGACTTCCTGGGCACCGGCTCGTTCAAGTCCAACACCTGGGGACCGACCTCGGTCACCCTGCGCACCGAGGACCGCACCCATCCGGCGACCTCGGACCTTCCCGCGACCTTCACCTCCTCGGTCAGCGAGTGGTACAGCTGGACCAAGGACCTGCGGCAGAACCCCAACATCGACATCCTGGCGTCCATCGACCCCTCCAGCTTCCCGGTGGGCACCGACCCCAACCAGTCCTGGTACAGCGGCTACTACCCGATCCTGTGGACCAACCGCGCCTACCGCATGCTCTACGCCAACTTCGGCCACAACGCGATGGACTACGGCACCAACACCGGGCTGTCGTCGACCTTCGCCAGTGACACCCAGAACCGCTTTGTGATCAACGGACTGCGCTGGCTCGCCCGCGTCGACACCACCACCCCGCCCGGTGGCGGCACCGCGCGGACCGGTGCCATCACCGGGTACGGCGCCAAGTGCGTGGATGTGGCCGCCGGGAGCAGCGCCAATGGCACGGCGGTGCAGCTCTACGACTGCAACGGCACCACCGCGCAGCAGTGGACGGTCGGCTCCGACGGGAGCCTGAAGGCGCTGGGCAAGTGCCTGGATGTCACCGCCGCCGGTACCGCCAATGGCACCAAGGTGCAGCTGTACGACTGCAATGGCACGGCCGCGCAGAAGTGGACCGCGAGCGGCGGACAGCTGGTGAACACCGGCTCGGGCCGCTGCCTGGACGCCACCGGGCCCAGCTCCGCCAATGGCACCCGGTTGCAGATCTGGGACTGCACCGGCGGCTCCAACCAGAAGTGGACCCTGCCGGCCTGACCCCGCCGACGCCCGACCGCGTCGACGCCCGACCGCGCCGGGGGCCGGTCAGCCCCCGGCGCGGTCCAGCGCGGCCAGCTGCGCCGGGCGGGCCTGCCCGATCGACCCGGCCAGCGCCCTCACCGCCGCGTCGCCGCCCGCCTGCTGCTCGGATTGGGCGAGCCGGGCGGACTGCTCCAGGTACTCCCGCAGATTGCGCAGCACCAGCTGGTCGAACTCCGGGCCGGTCGCCGCCCGCAGGGCGCGCTGCTCCTCCGGGTTGAGCATGCCGGGCATGTCATGGCCCTCGTGCACATTGGTCTCCGGCAGCCCGGTGCGCCGGAACAGGGTGCGCAGCCGGTCCAGTTCGGAGGCGCAGTCGGGGGCGAGCCGGGCGGCCAGCTTCCGGACGCCGGGGTCGGCGGCCCGCTCGGGGGCGAGCGCCAGCATCCCGCCGATCTGGTCGTCCATCGGCATCATCAGCTGGACCCAGGCGAGGTCGGTGGGGCTGAGCCCGCCCGGCCCGGCCTCGGCGGAGGCGTCCTGCGTGGCCTGCGTTGGCTGCGTGGCCTCGGCGGCCTCGGCGGCCTCGGCGGGCGGGGGAGCCGGGGTGCCGCCGTCCGCCGAGGCCGCGCAGCCCCCGGTGGCGGCGGCGAGCAGCAGCACCGCTGCGGCGACGGCCTTCATGTCCATCCTCTCCACTGGTCCATTGGTCCACCGGTCGACGCGGGGTGGGACCGGGTTCGCCGGTCCCACCCCGCCGGGTGGCTCGGTGCCACCGGGGCTTACGGGTTGCCGTTGGCCCCGCACTTGATGATCGGGTTGATGCAGTTGCGCACCCGCCGCTCCAGTTCGTCGGTCGGCCACGCATTGAAGAAGTCGCCATGCATGGTGTAACCGGGTCCGGAGGCGAGCCGGAACCGCGACGGGTCGCCGTTCACCGGGTACCGCAGCACCTGGCGGAGCTTGGGCACCGGGACGGGGTGGGTCGCCGGGCAGGTGCCGTTCACCGGGTAGGCCATGTGGCTCTGGTGGTCCGGCGAGTCCAGGTCACGGCCGTTCCAGCACTGCGGGAAGTCCAGGTACGACTCCAGCATGGTGCCCGCCGGGCAGCGGACGAAGTCATGGGACGCCCCCGCCTCGTTGGCGTGCAGGCAGGACCAGCGGGAGATGGTGCGGTCGTCCGGTCCGGTCGCCTTGGCGTTGCCCGCGACCACCCGCAGGCCCTTGGGGAAGGGCTGGATCTGCGCGATGACGTCGTCGCGGACACCTTCGCCCAGGTAGTAGAAGGTGGTGCCGGTCGGCTCGACGGGCTGGTTGTCGACATAGAGCGTCGGCACCCAGTACGAGGAGAGGTCGATCACCGGATCGCAGGTGCTGGAGGCCTTCTCCAGGTCACCGAGGTTGGTCGCCGCATTGGTCACGGTGTTGCCGAAGAAGCTGTGCATATGCGAGGCGCCGGGCAGGTTCGGGAAGACGATCGGGTCGTCGGGCAGCCGGTGGGTGAACGGGCACTCGGCGAGGAACTCCGCCACCCGCACCGCACCCGGTGGCACGGTCGGGGGCGGTGTGCCGGTCTGCTCGCCGTAGACCTGGAACTCCCAGAGCGAGATGCCCCACTGGGTGGCCCGCTGGGTGGCCAGCAGCCGCACGTAGCGACCGCTGCCCGAGACGTCGAGGGTCTGGTTGCCGCCGGTGCCGTCGGTGACGGTCCGGATCGTCGTCCAGGAG is part of the Peterkaempfera bronchialis genome and encodes:
- a CDS encoding ThuA domain-containing protein; this translates as MLRTSTAGSLPRMLTRLLALCALLLGLAAAPGSGTAQAASAFKVIAFYNGTYDAAHINFVQEANRWFPQAGAQYGFTYTATNNWDQLNTANLKNYQVVLFLDDAPHSAAQRSAFQQYVQGGGGWMGFHVSAFTTDPGSWSWYYNDFLGTGSFKSNTWGPTSVTLRTEDRTHPATSDLPATFTSSVSEWYSWTKDLRQNPNIDILASIDPSSFPVGTDPNQSWYSGYYPILWTNRAYRMLYANFGHNAMDYGTNTGLSSTFASDTQNRFVINGLRWLARVDTTTPPGGGTARTGAITGYGAKCVDVAAGSSANGTAVQLYDCNGTTAQQWTVGSDGSLKALGKCLDVTAAGTANGTKVQLYDCNGTAAQKWTASGGQLVNTGSGRCLDATGPSSANGTRLQIWDCTGGSNQKWTLPA
- a CDS encoding DUF305 domain-containing protein; the protein is MDMKAVAAAVLLLAAATGGCAASADGGTPAPPPAEAAEAAEATQPTQATQDASAEAGPGGLSPTDLAWVQLMMPMDDQIGGMLALAPERAADPGVRKLAARLAPDCASELDRLRTLFRRTGLPETNVHEGHDMPGMLNPEEQRALRAATGPEFDQLVLRNLREYLEQSARLAQSEQQAGGDAAVRALAGSIGQARPAQLAALDRAGG